TTGATTTCGTCTAAATTTTGCTAAATCCTCTTGATTTAAATTCGACGCTCGTTCACCATCAATTGTGATGTTTCCTGATGAAGGCTGATCTATTGTACCAACGAGATTTAGAAGAGTTGATTTACCACTTCCAGAAGGACCCATAATGCCAACAAATTCACCCTCTTTTACACTGAGGCTCACTCCCTTTAGTGCTTGAAATAATGAATCTCCTGTACCAAACGTTTTTGTTACGTTATTTATTTCTAACATCTTTTTACCCACTTTCGTTCTCACAATCCCCTCATTATAGAATAACATGTTAACGTTTATATTAAAACGAACAATATCCCAAGATTGTTAACACATAATAATTTTAACACTGTTTTATTAGAAAAGGCTATTATTCATACAGATTTTTGCTATACTTATTATATACAAAAAATGGAGGTGAAGCTATGGCAGTATTAGAAACCACTATTTTACTGATTATACTCGTTATTCTATCTAATATTATCAGTCACTATCTTGTGGCAGTTCCTACCGCATTAATTGAAATAGCCGTTGGTGTTATTGCCGCATTATTTTTACATTTAGATATAGAATTACAAACTGATTGGTTTATGTTGTTATTTGTAGCACCACTTTTATACAATGATGCCAAGCATTTTCCAAAGAAAGAATTATGGGAACTACGAGCTCCAATTTTTGCTAATGCTATTTTCCTTGTCTTTCTTACTACAATTGCAGGAGGACTATTAATTAATTTATTTATCCCACAAGTCAGCTTGCCATTAGCCTTTGCTTTGGCAGCTGTATTATCACCAACCGATCCAGTAGCAGTTCAAGGTATCGCTGAACAAGTAAAACTTCCTAAACGAATTTTAACGTTAATCAGTGGGGAGAGTTTGATTAATGATGCTAGTGGATTAATCGCTTTTAAATATGCACTAGCGGCCTTTCTAACTGGCACTTTCTCATTAAGACAAGCCTCTGGTGACTTTATTTATATGACTTTAATCGGTATACTGACTGGCTATATCATCAGTCGACTAATTTATTTGATTCAAAGGAGTTTGTTAAGGCAAGGCATTCAAGATGTTATTTTACATTCGTCTCTTCAAGTAATGACGCCTTTTGTTATTTTTATTATGGCAGAAATCGTTCGGGCATCAGGAGTTATTGCAGTAGTCGTTTCAGGTGTTATGGCCATTCAGCAAGAGCCATTATTTAGAGGACAATTTTCTGAGATAAAAATTGTAACCAATAAATTATGGGATATTATTATTTACTTGCTAAATGGCATTGTTTTTGTCGTATTAGGTACAACTCTTCCTTATGCTATGCGTGGAGCCATTATTAATCCTACTATTAATAATGCTCTGTTAATCCTTTATGTTATCATCGTGTGGCTTATACTGATGATAATAAGAACATTATGGACGTATGCTTACATGTGGTATCATTACTTTAAAGCAAAAGATAACATCCAACTAAAGCCCAAATTTTCTATTGCTATTTTAACGGGATTAACTGGTGTTAGGGGAGCTGTTACTATGGCGATGGTTTTATCTATTCCATTCTTTTTACCAAATGGTGCGGTATTCCAAGAACGATATCTGATTATCTTTTTAGCTAGTGGCGTTATTTTAGCAAGTTTACTAGTCGCTGTGATTACATTGCCTATTTTCACAAAACAGAAAAAGCGATTGATCTTAGCCGGGGATGAAGGAACACAAGAACCTATTGATGACTCAAATAATTCATCTCAACTACCTGAAATAGAAGCTAGAAAATTAATGACTAAACGAGCCATTCAATCCTTACAGCAAGAGTTAAATAATGAAAATCAATTAATTATTAACGATATTCTACAAGATTTTGATAAGCAATTACGTTTCTTATACTTAGATGATAATCATACATCTAACACTGTTTATTATGAATTAGAATCAGATTATAGATGCCAAGCAGCAGATTTTGAAACAAATAAAGTAATGGAGATACTACCTCAACTAGCATTACCTAAAAAAATTGAACAAAACTATTTAAAAATGCTTGAATACAAACAACGTGCCCATTCAAGTAATGTTAAAATCATCATACAACGTTCTTTGTACAAAGTTCAGAAAAAAATCAAAAGAATCGTATATCAGACTTTCCTAAAACGACAACCTGAAAAATCCCAATTAGATAATGTTAAAAAAATTACCTTATTAGAAGTTAAAAGTTCTGAAGCAACTTTTGATATGTTAAATGATTGTCAAAATAATTTAGATAAAGCAGACAAATATTTTACAGTAAAATATAATATTTTAAACCAACTTATGATGGAATATACAAGTAAGATACATCGCATTCAGCATTATCATCTTATTCAAGAATCATCTTATCAAGAGATATACAGAGATTATTTTTTAAGGGCTCTTGATGAAGAAAGAGGTATGATTCAAAAGCTTCTTGAACAAGGGCGAATTTCTAATACTATGGCAAATCAACTACGCCAAGGAATTAATTACAATGAAACATCCTTTCTACAAACAAATATTGAAGATTAAATTAAAACATAACAAAAAGTCGAAAATTAATTCAATTTTCGACTTTTTGTTATGTAAAAATATCTTTTGATTATTGTGTTATCTATAGTATAAGCTAGTTCATATTCATTGCCTAAATCGTCAACCAATCATTTGTCATTTAAATCAGATATAGTAAATTTTTTTATGATATCTTTTCCACTAATAGTGACTTTTTTATTTTTTATCTACTGATATAACAACATTTTTAAATAATTTTTCGATTTTCTTATCAAAATGATATAAAATATTTTCTTTAAACGACTCTTTATGAGTCACAACTGAAGTAATTGAGCAAATTTAATTTTTAACCACTCCACTCTTTTTAAATATTATACAAAAAAACCAACCTTCACTTAAGAAAATTGGTTTTAATTGTTTATTCTACTGTCACACTTTTTGCTAAGTTACGTGGTTTATCAACATCTAATCCTCTTTGCAAACTGGCATAATATGCTAATAATTGTAACGGCACCACACTAACTAGTGGTG
This genomic stretch from Vagococcus sp. CY52-2 harbors:
- a CDS encoding Na+/H+ antiporter, which translates into the protein MAVLETTILLIILVILSNIISHYLVAVPTALIEIAVGVIAALFLHLDIELQTDWFMLLFVAPLLYNDAKHFPKKELWELRAPIFANAIFLVFLTTIAGGLLINLFIPQVSLPLAFALAAVLSPTDPVAVQGIAEQVKLPKRILTLISGESLINDASGLIAFKYALAAFLTGTFSLRQASGDFIYMTLIGILTGYIISRLIYLIQRSLLRQGIQDVILHSSLQVMTPFVIFIMAEIVRASGVIAVVVSGVMAIQQEPLFRGQFSEIKIVTNKLWDIIIYLLNGIVFVVLGTTLPYAMRGAIINPTINNALLILYVIIVWLILMIIRTLWTYAYMWYHYFKAKDNIQLKPKFSIAILTGLTGVRGAVTMAMVLSIPFFLPNGAVFQERYLIIFLASGVILASLLVAVITLPIFTKQKKRLILAGDEGTQEPIDDSNNSSQLPEIEARKLMTKRAIQSLQQELNNENQLIINDILQDFDKQLRFLYLDDNHTSNTVYYELESDYRCQAADFETNKVMEILPQLALPKKIEQNYLKMLEYKQRAHSSNVKIIIQRSLYKVQKKIKRIVYQTFLKRQPEKSQLDNVKKITLLEVKSSEATFDMLNDCQNNLDKADKYFTVKYNILNQLMMEYTSKIHRIQHYHLIQESSYQEIYRDYFLRALDEERGMIQKLLEQGRISNTMANQLRQGINYNETSFLQTNIED